The DNA region acaaaaaataatacaattgaGAATCAAATCGTTCATAGGGTTGAAAAACAAATAAcgagaattacattttttggcaAAGTCTCCCCACCCTGATTGTAATATGGAGACGATGTGTAAAAGCACCTGTAATAATCAGTCACTGCTGTACATAGGGATGTATAATGCTGCTGCACCTGTACCGCTGTGTGACCGGGGTCCCTGGAGGGCGACCTTcacctgagggtaggtcattaaTCAGGGGTAGCTATAAGGATGCAGCACTAATCACAGGGGCCCCGGTGCCAAGAGCCTCTGCTACCTAAAAGATGGGGCCCCTTCCCACTCTGCGTCGGGGGTCACACCTCCACATTACTCCTGAACGCCTGGAACTGGTGATATAACAGACGGTACACTGGTTTCACGGAACCTTGCCCGACCCACGTGAAAAATAACATTTATTGTACTGTATAACAGCAGGTTGGTGTCCCGTTATTACAGGCTCAGGAGAAGCCGAGCTGAAACCAGGTGCCACGAGTTACAGCCCATCAGTCAgatcattaaaggggtcctctcacttcagccagtggcagctatcATGTAGAGGACGTGAACACCAGGCGTTACTATGGCGAttctccatgttgcttcctttgttggctggatttatttttccatcacattatacactgctcgttcccatggtcacgaccaccctgtaatctggcagtggtggtcgtgcttgcacactggtggccgggaccataggagctcacataggctgctgcttttttctataatgtacaagcacgaccactgctgatggattagagggcggtcgtaaccatggaaacaagcagtgtataatgtaatgggaaaggaagcaatatggagaatcagagtacattagtaagtgcctggtattaaatgttatttgctgaaggGACACGACCCCTTTGAgggtttgttgcagaaatttccagAGCTGAAAGTCAGTTCCATCCATCTGAATGGGGCGGCTTCTGCAGCAGGTGCAACCCCATCCAGATCAATGCAAGAGTTGCAGAAACGTGAAGCTAGCCCAACAGGTGTTACGGCCATCTTAACCAGGAATGGCTTAAACCATGTTCACGTGTGCGCTAGATGCGAACGCCACGACTGTAGGCGCCGTCACGCAGCACAAACCAGAGTTACTACAGGGAAGAAAGGGGCTCCCAAAAAATACTACATTTCCAGCATGAAACATTAATAAATGGACCACGAAGTGTCTCTGGGGGTTCGACCCTCAAAGGGCGCAGCACGTCCTCTTCACTGCAGTAACCAGTCCATGTGCCACTAAGCTGTAGTACCAGGCGCAGCCCCATCGACGAGAGTGGCGCTGTGCTGCCCATTGAGCTCAGACTTTATAGGAGcccagaaatcccctttaatctgaagcgggaaaaaaaaaaaaaaaacataatttaaatcAACTGTATAAAAACGTGGAGTCTTATTCCTGCGCGTTCTCCCTGTAATGCGCCTCAACAGCATTTGTGTTAAAGAGGACGACCGTGACGGCGATGTCATCTCTGTACATCCGGGACAGGTCCTCCGGCAAACTCAGCATGGCAGccaacctctcctgctccacctcGCCGTCCTCATTGCTGCCTACGGCGTGGCGGACCAGGTGCGTGGCTACATTCCGATCCTGGACGTTAGATCTCCGCGTTCGCCTCTGGAGAAGCAAGTTGTGCATGTACCCGAGGCTACGCTTCTCCACGGAAACGTGAGGTTCCTGTAAACGCATGTCAGAGAGGTATCCTGCCACGAGCCTCACCACCTCCTGGTTCTCCAGCATGTCCCAGAGTCCATCAGAGGCCATGACCAGGAACCTGTCCTGAGGCCGGAGCTTGTGGTAGGCGATCTCCGCTTTGGCACTTAGATACGGAGGGGTGCGATAGTTGGCAGGATAATACTGATAGATGTTCAGAGGCTCCAGGTTACAGGCATTTCTCAGAACACTTTGCTGCAGCGCCTCACTCCACTTAAAACGGACATCGCCAAAAGCTCGAAAGGGCATTAAAATTCCCAGCAGCCTCTGGTCGgtcactacagtctcctcctcGGAGGCCGGGTGCTCGGAATGCACTCTCTGCACCTCGGATTTATTAAAAGCGTTGTGGTCGGCAGTAAGAGGCAGCGCTGACCAGGTTCCGTCTGCATCCTGAACACCCAGGACCGCCCGACAGTCTCCAGCGTTGGCCACGTGCAGGTTCACCCCATCTACGTGTGACACACAGGCCGTCGCCCCAGAAAACGCGATTTGTAACGTGAGATTCCTGACCATCTCCTGCTCTGCGGACACCTGAGCCTCCAGAGAGATATCGGAATCCAGTCGCTGAAAGGCATCGGACATGGCATCCGCCACGCTCATTCCAGACCCATTGTCCAGATCAATCAACTCTTGCCAATAAACCCGCAGGTGGTCGACGTAGAGCGACGCGATCTCTCGGTACATATAGTCATTCTTATGTTTGTGCCACTGGAGGATCGGCAGAACCGGCTTCATGCGTTCCGTGGCTAGCTCGATCTCCTGCAGAGTCTCCTGAGACATCAGAGAGATGGCGATGTAATAGAACAAGCGCTCACTGACGGACTGGGCGCACGCCGAGCCGGCATGGCCATCGAAAATGCCAAACATGTGACCTTTGGTCTGCAGGCAAGTGGCGGCACTCCGGCGGTCTTCACAAGGGGCGTTAGAGGCCAGTATATTGCTTTCAAACCGGAGGATGGTATTTGGGTTTTTGCCGTCCGTGTCCGCTACCTTGTGGGACTGCTCGTTGGCTCGGAGGATGTAGTCGATTTGCTCTGGAAGCAGCTGGAAGTGGAGATCTTCTGCCGTGTGCCTGGAGGATCTGCTCCGGGAGAGGTTGGCCTGGTGCCTCGGATAGCAGAGCCATCCGGACGTGGCCTCCTTATCTGAGCGCGTCCTCCCCCATCTCATGTGCGAATAATGACATCGCCCCCCTTTCACCAGGACAGCGCTTCGTTTAGCGGTGTTCAGGATCCATCCAGAGAAGGGTCTTGACATCATAAGCTGGGCTCCAAACGATGGTGTCCCCCGCCTCCAGAGCGCAGGCGATCCCGAGAAAATCTGCAGAAAAAGAAAATAGATTAGATATTTCTCATGTATCTGCCCCGGGGCAGTAACAAAACCACAGCAAACGTCACAAAAAGAGGATTCCGACAGATACGAGGCGAACCCGACCCGGTGTCATCTCCCATCTCAGCGGCATCAATTCCCCCGAGCGTCCTAAGGCTTCGTTcccaccagcgttcagcctttctgttctcctactccgttataggggcaggaaaaacggaaaggacggattcagcACAGAACGGAGCCTACAGACCCCATAgacccccatagactataatggggtccattaggtttacgctcagaagattaTTTTGGAGCAGAGATAAGaatcctgcatgcactactttcgtctctgctccaaaatcatcttctgagcgtaaacctaacggaccccattatagtctatgggggtctatggggtccgtaatGCGCAAAATCCGTCCTTTCCTGCCCCTATAACGGAGTAGGAGAACGGACAGGCTGAACGCTGGTGGGAACGAAGTAACCGCGATCCGTGATACAAGTAATAAGGAATATTGTGGTGAATACAGAGTGCGCCTCTgctagactgtatcacacaggagaggattagatacacagctcagcagacagtatcacacaggaccggcctagatacacggctcagcagacagtatcacacaggacaggattagatacacggctcagcagacagtatcacacaggaccgGCCTAGAtacaacagctcagcagacagtatcacacaggaccgGATTAGATAACAGGACAGCAGACTAGTATCACCAGGACGAGGATTAGatccagctcagcagacagtatcaccaggataggattagatacacagctcagcaggcagtatcacacaggataggattagatacacagctcagcagacagtatcacacaggataggattagatacacagctcagcagacagtatcacacaggataggattagatacacagctcagcaggcagtatcacacaggataggattagatacacagctcagcaggacagtatcacacaggactaggattagatacacagctcagcagacagtatcacacaggacaggattagatacacagctcagcagacagtatcacacagggacggattagatacacggctcagcagacagtatcacacaggagaggattagatacacggctcagcagacagtatcacacaggataggattagatacacggctcagcagacagtatcacacaggagaggattagatacacagctcagcagacagtatcacacaggagaggattagatacacagctcagcagacagtatcacacaggataggattagatacacagctcagcagacagtagtcacacaggataggattagatacacagctcagcagacagtatcacacaggataggattagatacacagctcagcagacagtatcacacaggataggattagatacacagctcagcaggcagtatcacacaggataggattagatacacagctcagcagacagtatcacacaggataggataagatacaccgctcagcaggcagtatcacacaggataggattagatacacagctcagcagacagtgtcacacaggataggattagatacacagctcagcagacagtatcacacaggataggattagatacacagctcagcagacagtatcacacaggagaggattagatacacagctcagcagacagtatcacacaggataggattagatacacagctcagcaggcagtatcacacaggagaggattagatacacagctcagcaggcagtatcacacaggagaggattagatacacagctcagcagacagtatcacacaggataggattagatacacagctcagcaggcagtatcacacaggagaggattagatacacagctcagcagacagtatcacacaggagaggattagatacacagctcagcaggcagtatcacacaggataggattagatacacagctcagcagactgtatcacacaggataggattagatacacagctcagcagactgtatcacacaggacgggattagatacacagctcagcagacagtatcacacagtataggattagatatacagctcagcagttagtatcacacaggagaggattagatacacagctcagcaggcagtatcacacaggatgggattagatacacagctcagcagacagtatcacacaggagaggattagatacacagctcagcaggcagtatcacacaggataggattagatacacagctcagcagacagtatcacacaggataggattagatacacagctcagcagacagtatcacacaggacaggattagatacacggctcagcagacagtatcacacaggacaggattagatacacagctcagcagacagtatcacacaggataggattagatacacagctcagcagacagtatcacacaggataggattagatacacggctcagcagacagtatcacacaggagaggattagataaacggctcagcagtcagtatcacacaggagaggattagataaacggctcagcagacagtatcacacaggataggattagatacacggctcagcagacagtatcacacaggagaggattagataaacggctcagcagtcagtatcacacaggagaggattagataaaCGGCTCCCCCGGATACAGGTGCAGGTGTTCTGACTTCAGAGGTAAAACCGCTGCTCCCAGAGAAGACGTGCGCAGTTACATCCGACAGCGCATCCTCCCCTCCCCCGACCATAGATGGCTGGTCCCATCGGACCGCCAGGTTCTGCCGATATACGAcaaaggccgggttcacatctgttgaatgtatacaaaaaacgtaagttaaacggatgcctcagcctGATGCTATATAATGGCGTaggttcaccatagagttccggactgcaggatacaagaacgcggAGCGCTAAtagaaaacgtgatgtgaaccccccccccccccatgtgcggcCAGCTTTAGGGATGAGCCCCCGGTGCcagttaggctttgttcacatctgcattgcagATTCTGTGCCTACAACGGAGCTAAACAGGAATAGCAGAAGTGTGAGCCCGACGACCCGCgtacagcgctgcagaatatggcgGTGCTATAAGCAGGGAGTGTGTGGGAACGTACCGCGCCGTGGGGCTAGCACAAGCTCCTGCTCCGGACACGTACCGCTGGGAGCGTAGCGTGCTCCGCGGGGTGATCGAGTTCATGCTCCTCAGCCGTGCAGCGCTCAACAAGTCAATAAACGGAGGAGTCCGGAACACGCCAGTCCGAGGAATCCTCCATTCCTACCTCAGATCCTTGAAGCTGTGCTGGAATCTTCCTGCCGCAGCCACAACTACCCGTCTGATCAGTGCCGGACTGGGCTGCCTAGGGCCCGCGGTACGGAGACCGATTATGGGGTCTCTGGGAAAGGGCGACACTGGCCACATGAACGTGTCTAGGGTAATACTCCGGGAGGTTCTGTAATACTCAGgtgttttatatgaacataggctggttgaggcgcTGTACACTATAGagagcagtaagtctactgtgttatgtgccacttgtgcggGGGGGAGACAAGggccccaccttgctcaggggcccactgggggattcacctgtaccccgtGGCCCCAGTCCAAGTCTTGTGTCTGTCGGTGGTATCGCTGGGGAGAAAAAGGAACTTTTACATTTATGCAAATTAACTATTcaagcaccaggaggcgggcttATGCAGTTCAAGCACCGCCCCTCCGATTTATCACGCCCCTTGCCTTTAGATGGACAGCGCTACACCGCACTCGTGTCGAGAACAGCGCATGCACACAACATCTTCCGTTTCACCAACAGACATAAGACGgacatcattttaatcagcagcatCAACCCCACCAGGCTACAGGTTGACCCGGGTGACTATTCATAGGCCTTGTGGCCTCCAGAgcgttacaggaaaaaaaaaaaataaacgtacaaagtggacaacccctataagtcTGCCGCACACTCTGGTCGGCTTGTCCATCTCCGCCAACCATCCTGCGATGCCGCGTGCGGCCTCCGTTACTTACCGTAAACGCTCAGATTACAGGGTTTTCTAGGATTGGTCGGGTTAATAGTTCTCCTTGTCTTGCGCACGCCTCAAGACTCCTCGTGCTTCACCTGCTCTCCGCAAACGCCTTGTGAAAACAGGAAAGTACCCCCCGCCTGTCAGCAGACCCCCGATACTGTCCGAAGGCTAGCTGCTGATGGCGCCCATGTTCTGCTGACCGGATGAAGGCCACcttaggcctcttgtacacaaACATTTAGTTTtcccattccgtttttgcggtccgtatgcggaaccattaatttcaatgtttatgcaatatatatatatacacacactccgtatgccttccgtattTGTGTTCCGCTGAAAGCTAGGATTCTATTATCgcccacataacggacaaggatagtgctgcTCTATCAGGGACCAGctgctccgttctgcaaaatgtggaataaATACAgatcatccgcattttttgtggactgtaaaATACATGCGTCGTgtccaagaggccttaggctggtttcacacgggtgttgcgggaacatgcacgatttttccacacacgtgcaaaacattgtaatgcgttttgtacgcgcgtgaggggggggaaaaaaaaaaagcgccatgtttggtacccagacacagacttcttcacagaagttcgggcttgggatcggtgttctgtagattgtattattttcccttacaacatggttataatagaaaataatagcatttggAATAcacaatgcatagtacaatagcgctggaggggttaaaataacttAACTCACTTTAattcacttgttcacgcagccggcatctcttctgtcttcaggacctgggtaaaaggacctgtggtgatgtcactgtgctcatcacatggtccatcacatgatccatggtgttggatcatgtgatgagtgcagtgacgtcaccacaggtccttttcctgcacacagcacagatgaagacaagagatgccggctgcgcgatcaagtggattaaggggagttaaattatttatttttaacccctccagcgctattgtactatgcagtctgtattccgaatgctattactttcccttattaccatgttctaagggaaaataatgaagatcaggtctccatcccgatcgtctcctagcaaccgtgcgtgaaaactgcaccgcatccgcacttgcttgcgattttcatgctgccc from Bufo gargarizans isolate SCDJY-AF-19 unplaced genomic scaffold, ASM1485885v1 original_scaffold_1510_pilon, whole genome shotgun sequence includes:
- the PDP2 gene encoding pyruvate dehydrogenase [acetyl-transferring]-phosphatase 2, mitochondrial translates to MMSRPFSGWILNTAKRSAVLVKGGRCHYSHMRWGRTRSDKEATSGWLCYPRHQANLSRSRSSRHTAEDLHFQLLPEQIDYILRANEQSHKVADTDGKNPNTILRFESNILASNAPCEDRRSAATCLQTKGHMFGIFDGHAGSACAQSVSERLFYYIAISLMSQETLQEIELATERMKPVLPILQWHKHKNDYMYREIASLYVDHLRVYWQELIDLDNGSGMSVADAMSDAFQRLDSDISLEAQVSAEQEMVRNLTLQIAFSGATACVSHVDGVNLHVANAGDCRAVLGVQDADGTWSALPLTADHNAFNKSEVQRVHSEHPASEEETVVTDQRLLGILMPFRAFGDVRFKWSEALQQSVLRNACNLEPLNIYQYYPANYRTPPYLSAKAEIAYHKLRPQDRFLVMASDGLWDMLENQEVVRLVAGYLSDMRLQEPHVSVEKRSLGYMHNLLLQRRTRRSNVQDRNVATHLVRHAVGSNEDGEVEQERLAAMLSLPEDLSRMYRDDIAVTVVLFNTNAVEAHYRENAQE